CGTCAGTGCTGTTTTAGTGGTATTTGCCTACACGTTTGTGCTTGAAGGACCTGAAAACGACATATATGACTCGATCACCGGAGATTACTATCCTGACAAAGAAGATGGGTATGCGTACCTTAAAAGGATCAGAAGAGAGCTTTCAAGCAAGGTGACCCGATTCCACACTAATTCTGCTTCTACTAGCAGCCAATTCCAcgaaaacatcaagttgttcgCCAATGCCATCCCCACAATCCCCAACAAAAACCACACGGTGGgtcttttgaagatatttAGCAAGACGTTCCAGAATTGCCGATGGGAGGTTGGAATAGAGTATGGAAAACTCTTTCAAAACTGTATGGCGAGAGGATTGGGTCGCAAGAAAATCACTTGTGACGACATGTACACCGGCAACACCACCCAGACGAAGTAAGAAATGTCGTATACCGTATTGAATATATTGCTATTTAACCATAGAAAGCCTTTTTCAAGGCCCCAGTGGTATCTGCCACCAACTGCCGGCCTTGGTCCATCACTGCATCCATCACCATCGTCGTATGTGGCATGCCCTTGTAGATGACGATGGTGGTATCCACACcgtttttcttcaatttggccGCATACGCTTCAGCTTCGCTCCGCAAAATATCACACTCAGAAGCAGCAATAAAACATGGTGGAACTTTGGCCATACTTTCATCGGAGTAGAACAACGGAGAAGACTCCGGCTTACCTGCGTCTTCAGGATTGGGCAAGTATAATCTTCTGTACCACAACATTTTTTCGGCTGGCAACTGGGCGGTGAACTCATTTTCCCCCCATGATGGCTGGGTTTCAGCAGTGGCAGTGTTGTCAGTGACAGGAACTACTTGTACCTGGAATGCCAATGGAGGTAAGGTTTGTGCTAGCGGGGATGAAGCGTACTTGTTTGTGACAATGGCAGTCAAGTTTCCACCAGCAGAAGAACCCCCCACTGCAACCTTGGTGCCATTGATTCCCAAGATGGTGGGGGCTGATGCAAGCCCCCAGATTGCAGCTTCATAAGCATCATCTACACATGCAGGAAATGGGTCTTCAGGGGCCAACCGATAGTCCACCGTCACCACCACACATTGGGCGAGTTCGGCTGCGTTGGTACAATAGGAGTTTTCAGTGCTAATACCACCAAGCACCCAGCCCCCACCGTGATACCAGATAAAGAGTGGGAACCCTCCAGCAGGTGGGTTACCATTGGGGACAAATACTCGAGCAGGAATGGGGGGACCAGAGGTGTGGACTCGCGGAATCTCGATATCGAACGTTTCCTTCACGTCTGCCAACGGGCTCTGTCCGGGAATGACATTCCCTGATGCGCGTATGTCTTGAAGTGGCACCCGGTGGGTGGCCATAAGGTTAGAATTATGGGCCAAGTTGGTATTGAAAAACTCCACATATTTGGGGTCAAGCTTTCCTTGCATAGACTTGTGGATGGTGAATGGGGGTTCTGGAATGCCTCCAGCAAAGGAGTAGTCTTCCTGGAGAGTGTACTTGTATTGGGccattttttttgaaggtgttggagaaCAAACCGGTGGAGGTGAGTCTTTATATTGTGAGAGCATTGTTCTCCACAGGAGGTCTTATCGCGGGacggtggtggaagtggACGCCCCCACTTGATTGTCGAATCACCCGCAGCCTGCAATCGGAAATTCCGCGATACGGGTGGAGGGCTCTTTATCGCAGCTGATTAGTGGGGGGCCTCAACCTTCTTCGCGCTGATTTAACCTGCGAGTCTTTCCAGTCTCagtcttcatcaatgtTATTTCCAGCAGACTTCACTCCCTTGGCCGACAAAGCCAAGCTCCTCGAAGCCTTCAAAGGCAAGAAACTCGCCGACTTGCCGACTCCTTCGTTTATTGTCGACAAGTCCCGGTTCAAAACTAATAGCGAAAAGATGCTCACCAACGCCCACAAGTTAAATGCTGATTTCAGAGCCCATGTCAAAACTCACAAGACGGTGGAAGGTACACGGTTGCAATTGGGATCTTCTGAATTGACAACCGACAAGATTGTTGTTTCGACTTTGTTGGAGGCATGGAGCTTGATGCctttggtggaagaaggTTTGATTAAAGATATCCTTTTCAGTTTGCCAGTGGTGAAATCAAGACTTACTGAATTAAGCCAATTGGCGGACAAGATACCAAGTTTACGGGTGATGTTGGACAATGCCGACCAATTGGATGTTTTGGCTGACTTTAACAAGCAAAATCCTGGGACTAAGAAGTGGTCTGTATttgtcaaaatcaatatgGGCACCAACCGAGCTGGATTGATCAACGACTCGGAGTTTTTAGCCACCACcttaaagaagttggcGGAAGCTCATGTTAAGGAAGCGGTGGAAGTTTACGGATTCTACTGTCATGCTGGGCACTCCTATGCATCTGATTCTGAAAGCACGGCAAAGAGttttttgttggaagagaTCAAACACGCCAACAAGGCTGCCAAGGCTGCCATGAGCATAGATCCTAGTCTCCATTTGCAGATATCGGTGGGGGCTACCCCCACTGCCCATGCTTCTGAGATATTGACggtggaagagttggaggCAGCAGTTGGTGAAAAGTTGTCAGGGAACTTGGAGTTGCACGCCGGTAACTATCCGTTCTGTGACCTTCAGCAGGTGGCCACTGGCTGTGTGACCCACGACAATGTCTCGTGCAAGGTCCTTGCTGAGGTGGTATCTACCTACGAGACAAGAGGAGATAAAGGTCCAGGTGAGCAGTTGATTAACGCGGGAGTTATTGCGTTGGCCCGGGAGTTTGGCCCTTTACCTGGCCATGGAAGAGTGGTTGAACCCAAGGGATACGAGAATTGGATTGTGGGAAGATTGAGCCAGGAGCACGGGATCTTAGTGCCTTTGGACAGCGACGTGGAGACGAAGTTCATTCCTCACGGAACGAAGATTTCTGTATACCCCCAGCATAGCTGTATCACTGCTGCGGCGTACCCGTGGTACTACGTGACGGATGGGGGAGACGTGGTGGAGGACATCTGGGTTCCTGCCAGGGGATGGTGAGGCTTTGAGGATGGTGATGCGacttttgcagccattttgCAGCCCTACATAGTTAGCCTGATATATAGTATAATGATAGCATTGTCTGGTTAATAGAGTTTCCCATTGAGTGAAAGGTATCACTAAAGTTCAATAGTAGATATTTTCATTCTATATTAATGCTAGACATACATAAACGTCTACAATAACTGCTCGATAGCATGAATTGCATCCATATCGGCAGTGTACTTTGCGTAAGCTTTCTCATCCACCCCACGACACAAGGGTGGTCTTCCCGTTAAGCAGTCACCAAACCCATAATACTTGTGAAGGGCAACCTTAGCTCctaccaagttcaaatcaGCCAACATCTGGTCAGCCTTAGTCACCAAAAACTGCAAGTCAGCTGCTTCCTTCAATTTACCTTCCTGAAACAAGCTGTAGAGCTTCAACATCGTCTTGGGGAAAATCCCTGACAACCCGTCGATGGTGCCGTAAAGTCCTACAGACAAACCAGGAATAAGTACCTGACCCAACCCAGTGAACGGCCGGAAGTTATTAGCTTCACAAATCTCTTTGTCTTTACCCAACAAAGCgtacaagtccaagttgaagtggGTTAACTTAACACCAGAAATGTTGGGATGTTTGGCCAAATCTCTGAAAGACTCGATAGTGAGAGTGATATTGTTGCAAGTTCCTGGATAATTGTAGATCATCACCGGCAAACTGGAGCCGTCGGCAACCTGGGTGAAATATTCAATGATTCCTTCCTGGGAGGTCAAATGGGGGCCAAAATACCCAGGCACCAAGAGGATAACAAAGTCGGCACCAGCTTCTTTTGCACTATGTGACTcttcaatggcttcttGTACGCAACCCAATGGAGGCGCTCCTGCAATAAGTTTGAAAGCGGGATCTGGGACCGCTGCTCTGATAGCCGCCACCAACGCATATCTTTCGGTCCTGGTCATGTGACCAGCCTCCCCGATGGAACCTGCCACCACAAGGCCTTTGATACCGCTGTTATAGAGGAACTGGGCGTGTCGGGCCTGAGTTTCCAAGTCTAAAGTGTAGCGAGAGTCACTTTTGAAAAAAGTGGTGATAGGAGTGTAGACCCCTGCGGGAATGGTGTGGGAGCTGATAGTCATGGTTTTTTGGATAGTGGGAGGAGGCGGGTGGTTGAGTTTATATGGGTTGTGGTTGTAAAGGGAAGTCGGTGTGTATATAGGGAATATGTGAGTGGAGGGCACTAGGCTTCAGTACGGTGGGGGGTCATATTACCCCCCAATCTCAACCACAACGGGGACCCATCCCATCGGGAATCTAGACTGACAACACCTACTGTCAGTGAATCACCTTTCAGCCATCCCACTTTTATCCAATCCACTCCCAACTGTCAGTTAACCAACCCCCCCACTCCTAACTTGGTACCTCTCCCCCACCCGCTCAACGCGGTCGGAGTTTCGCATTCCGTTCGTTTTGCTACCATTACACCATTACCTTACACCATGGCTAGTCCAAACATCTTTGAATACACCATCCCTGAATTGCTCGACTTAGAAACCGATGAAGCTCTTCAATTCAGTCAATTCGACAATGAGATTGCCTGGAAACTCGGCTGCTTTGCCCGTAGACTCagtcttgaaaaattccCATCCAGTGCCGTTGTCATCGACATTGCGTTGGTCAACAATCAAATTTTATTTCACGCAACCACCAAGTCTGGTACCACGTTGGATAACGACCAATGGGTCGAGAGAAAGAAGCGGACGGTGCAGCGCCTAGGTACTTCCAGCTTTGTGGTGGGCCAACACTTGAGACAAAAGAAGACGTCGATGGAAGACGCCTTGTTCATCTCATCTAGGGACTATGCTTCGCATGGTGGATGTGTTCCTATCAAAGTAAAGGGTTTTGATGGGTTGGTGGGAACCTTGACTATCAGTGGGTTGCCTCAGGACCAAGATCATTTGTTGGCGTTGGAAACCTTGAGAGAGTTCAACAAGGGAGATTAGACGAAACTGGGGTAGATTAAATAGATTAGTACAATCATGTAACGCGATAGCTAGATGGTAGTATATTTATGACAGGAATGGTAGTGTATTTATGACAGGCATGGCAGTATATTCAAAACGGTCAGAACACTGATAAATTACTATCTATCAGTTTGCTCTACGGACCATTTGTATACGATTTCAGTGCTTTACATGAGGACAACTTAGAGGCTCTCATTGGTATCTAGTTTCATTAATTCATCCATATTCTTTCTATAGGCGTTTAATACTTGTAGGTTGTGTAGGAACATTAAATATATTACCAGGCAAAGGTTCACTAGGATTTGTATGGCTGGTATTTTTGCCGAACAGAGGCTATGGTGTACATGTACACTACTATGAAAGGAGAAGATGTGGGGGAGGATACTTTTTTCCTGCCAGAGGAGGTTCTGCCAGAGATGGCCATGCGacattttgcagccatcaGAACTACTAAAATAACCAGATATACAAGTCGCTCTGTATACTGATTGGCAACCGGTATGATCATGGGTTTGCTGGGGATTCACTGCCCAAACCCACAACCCGAGTGCTGACTCCTCGAAAGTACAACAGAATTTTGCATTTCTGCATTGCTTTCCATACCTCGAAAGTATTCGGGTCCAAAGAAACTGACAGCATAATGGCAATTGACGAGTTAACATCGAAGTACAAGTAGAATAAAGTATATATTATGTAACCTGAAATCTGACAGTTATAGCAACCGCTGATTCACTACCACACAGAGCCATCTCTGCATGATCATTCTCTCCACTCTACCTCATCCCAACA
The sequence above is drawn from the Yamadazyma tenuis chromosome 3, complete sequence genome and encodes:
- a CDS encoding uncharacterized protein (COG:V; MEROPS:MER0034665; EggNog:ENOG503NXDM; CAZy:CE10): MAQYKYTLQEDYSFAGGIPEPPFTIHKSMQGKLDPKYVEFFNTNLAHNSNLMATHRVPLQDIRASGNVIPGQSPLADVKETFDIEIPRVHTSGPPIPARVFVPNGNPPAGGFPLFIWYHGGGWVLGGISTENSYCTNAAELAQCVVVTVDYRLAPEDPFPACVDDAYEAAIWGLASAPTILGINGTKVAVGGSSAGGNLTAIVTNKYASSPLAQTLPPLAFQVQVVPVTDNTATAETQPSWGENEFTAQLPAEKMLWYRRLYLPNPEDAGKPESSPLFYSDESMAKVPPCFIAASECDILRSEAEAYAAKLKKNGVDTTIVIYKGMPHTTMVMDAVMDQGRQLVADTTGALKKAFYG
- a CDS encoding pyridoxal 5-phosphate (PLP)-dependent D-serine dehydratase (COG:E; EggNog:ENOG503NV75), with protein sequence MLFPADFTPLADKAKLLEAFKGKKLADLPTPSFIVDKSRFKTNSEKMLTNAHKLNADFRAHVKTHKTVEGTRLQLGSSELTTDKIVVSTLLEAWSLMPLVEEGLIKDILFSLPVVKSRLTELSQLADKIPSLRVMLDNADQLDVLADFNKQNPGTKKWSVFVKINMGTNRAGLINDSEFLATTLKKLAEAHVKEAVEVYGFYCHAGHSYASDSESTAKSFLLEEIKHANKAAKAAMSIDPSLHLQISVGATPTAHASEILTVEELEAAVGEKLSGNLELHAGNYPFCDLQQVATGCVTHDNVSCKVLAEVVSTYETRGDKGPGEQLINAGVIALAREFGPLPGHGRVVEPKGYENWIVGRLSQEHGILVPLDSDVETKFIPHGTKISVYPQHSCITAAAYPWYYVTDGGDVVEDIWVPARGW
- a CDS encoding dihydrodipicolinate synthase (COG:E; EggNog:ENOG503NVF0), with translation MTISSHTIPAGVYTPITTFFKSDSRYTLDLETQARHAQFLYNSGIKGLVVAGSIGEAGHMTRTERYALVAAIRAAVPDPAFKLIAGAPPLGCVQEAIEESHSAKEAGADFVILLVPGYFGPHLTSQEGIIEYFTQVADGSSLPVMIYNYPGTCNNITLTIESFRDLAKHPNISGVKLTHFNLDLYALLGKDKEICEANNFRPFTGLGQVLIPGLSVGLYGTIDGLSGIFPKTMLKLYSLFQEGKLKEAADLQFLVTKADQMLADLNLVGAKVALHKYYGFGDCLTGRPPLCRGVDEKAYAKYTADMDAIHAIEQLL
- a CDS encoding uncharacterized protein (COG:S; EggNog:ENOG503P3CR), which encodes MASPNIFEYTIPELLDLETDEALQFSQFDNEIAWKLGCFARRLSLEKFPSSAVVIDIALVNNQILFHATTKSGTTLDNDQWVERKKRTVQRLGTSSFVVGQHLRQKKTSMEDALFISSRDYASHGGCVPIKVKGFDGLVGTLTISGLPQDQDHLLALETLREFNKGD